Proteins from one bacterium genomic window:
- a CDS encoding cytochrome P450, producing MEIQQVQSVDEIDLSDPLFWIRPTPEREGAFATLRAANPVPWSNEQPPPVEGLPQGPGYWSLTRHADVLEASRNPQVYCSSKGATSIADLPPQFSEFFGGMINMDDPRHGRQRRIVSRGFTPRALGKLEASVSRRADAVVDRVIERGECDFVNDIAAPLPLEIIIDLMGIPESQTEMVFRNTNVILGLGDPEFNSDPAAIIPRALGAGGELAALMKEMAEDRLENPTDDLTSQILNAELEDGALTGDELASFFVLLVVAGNETTRNAISHGMKALCDYPDQRAKWAADFEGVAGTAVEEIVRWASPVIFMRRTCTQDTVLGGQAMKEGDKVILWYNSANRDEAVFENPYQFDVTRTPNEHVGFGGPGPHFCLGANLARREIKVMFERIFRRLPDLEITGEPDLLKSNFIHGIKRMPCAFTPGKPGA from the coding sequence GACGAAATCGATCTCTCCGACCCCCTTTTCTGGATCCGGCCGACGCCGGAGCGGGAGGGCGCCTTCGCGACCCTGCGCGCCGCGAATCCGGTTCCGTGGTCGAACGAACAGCCGCCGCCCGTCGAGGGGCTGCCCCAGGGGCCGGGCTACTGGTCGCTCACCCGCCACGCCGACGTACTCGAGGCGAGCCGGAACCCGCAGGTCTACTGCTCCTCGAAGGGGGCGACCTCGATCGCCGACCTGCCGCCGCAGTTCTCGGAGTTCTTCGGTGGGATGATCAACATGGACGACCCGCGGCACGGGCGACAGCGCCGGATCGTGAGCCGCGGCTTCACGCCCCGCGCCCTCGGCAAGCTCGAGGCGAGCGTGTCCCGGCGCGCCGACGCCGTCGTCGACCGCGTGATCGAACGCGGCGAGTGCGACTTCGTGAACGACATCGCCGCGCCGCTGCCTCTCGAGATCATCATCGACCTGATGGGCATTCCCGAGAGCCAGACGGAGATGGTCTTCCGGAACACGAACGTGATCCTCGGTCTGGGTGATCCCGAGTTCAACAGCGACCCGGCCGCGATCATCCCGCGCGCGCTCGGGGCGGGCGGCGAGCTCGCCGCGCTCATGAAGGAGATGGCGGAGGATCGGCTGGAGAACCCGACCGACGACCTCACGTCGCAGATCCTGAACGCGGAGCTCGAGGACGGCGCGCTGACCGGCGACGAGCTCGCTTCGTTCTTCGTGCTGCTCGTCGTCGCGGGCAACGAGACGACCCGCAACGCGATCAGCCACGGCATGAAGGCGCTTTGCGACTACCCGGACCAGCGCGCGAAGTGGGCGGCGGACTTCGAGGGCGTGGCCGGAACGGCGGTCGAGGAGATCGTCCGCTGGGCCTCGCCGGTCATCTTCATGCGACGGACCTGCACCCAGGACACCGTCCTCGGCGGGCAGGCCATGAAGGAAGGGGACAAGGTCATCCTCTGGTACAACTCGGCCAACCGTGACGAGGCCGTCTTCGAGAACCCGTACCAGTTCGACGTGACCCGCACGCCGAACGAGCACGTGGGCTTCGGCGGCCCCGGCCCCCACTTCTGTCTCGGCGCGAACCTGGCCCGCCGCGAGATCAAGGTCATGTTCGAGCGGATCTTCCGCCGCCTCCCGGATCTCGAGATCACCGGCGAGCCCGACCTGCTCAAGTCGAACTTCATCCACGGGATCAAGCGCATGCCCTGCGCGTTCACGCCCGGGAAGCCCGGCGCCTAG
- a CDS encoding FAD-dependent oxidoreductase, with protein MSENEPNALPSKPRSAASIDSWESEFDVIVVGLGIAGGAAAVEARRAGASVLVLEQQTRGGGATANSEGTIYFGGGTRVQKANGFEDSVENMLAHVKGAAGPTADPEKVRLYCENSLDHFDFFLSCGVEFKDTYYEEKVIFPPTDDCLIYSGNEQAWPFSEEAKPVPRGHKPKWEASAGTYLMERMIETIEKEGGEIRNEAKVETLVREDADGRIVGVIAEIGGESVAIRAKGGVILTTGGFVMNREMLERFAPHLLRCKYPIGSDGCDGSGIRMGMGVGGNAINMHEGLMTTPFFPPNTHISGLLVNAQGSRFVNEDCYHGRVTDAILTKADGRAYLIVDDALYDAENQFVPYPMAAVEETLEELEESLGIPAGELVHTVEAYNAAAAKGEDPVFHKASKWVTPVDHPPYAALDLGVDNAVWAAFTLGGLDTKPTGEVLSVDGTVVPGLFAAGRASAGLTRSGRHYASGMSIGGGSFFGRMAGRTAAGAPPIGAKE; from the coding sequence ATGTCCGAGAACGAACCGAACGCCCTTCCCTCGAAGCCCCGCTCCGCCGCCTCCATCGATTCGTGGGAGAGCGAGTTCGACGTGATCGTGGTCGGGCTCGGCATCGCCGGGGGCGCCGCCGCGGTCGAGGCGCGACGCGCCGGCGCTTCCGTCCTGGTCCTCGAGCAGCAGACCCGCGGCGGCGGCGCGACCGCGAACTCCGAGGGCACGATCTACTTCGGCGGCGGCACGCGGGTCCAGAAGGCGAACGGCTTCGAGGACTCGGTCGAGAACATGCTCGCCCACGTGAAGGGCGCCGCGGGCCCCACCGCCGACCCGGAGAAGGTCCGACTCTATTGCGAGAACAGCCTCGACCACTTCGACTTCTTCCTCTCCTGCGGCGTCGAGTTCAAGGACACCTACTACGAGGAGAAGGTGATCTTCCCGCCAACGGACGACTGCCTGATCTATTCCGGCAACGAGCAGGCCTGGCCCTTCTCCGAGGAAGCGAAGCCGGTTCCGCGCGGTCACAAGCCGAAATGGGAGGCGAGCGCCGGCACCTACCTGATGGAGCGGATGATCGAGACGATCGAGAAGGAAGGGGGCGAGATCCGGAACGAAGCGAAGGTCGAGACGCTGGTCCGGGAGGACGCCGACGGCCGCATCGTCGGCGTGATCGCCGAGATCGGCGGCGAATCGGTCGCGATCCGCGCGAAGGGGGGCGTGATCCTCACGACCGGCGGCTTCGTGATGAACCGCGAGATGCTCGAGCGTTTCGCGCCGCACCTGCTTCGCTGCAAGTACCCGATCGGGAGCGACGGCTGCGACGGCAGCGGCATCCGGATGGGCATGGGGGTCGGCGGAAACGCGATCAACATGCACGAGGGGCTGATGACGACGCCCTTCTTCCCGCCCAACACGCACATCAGCGGACTGCTCGTGAACGCGCAGGGCAGCCGCTTCGTGAACGAGGACTGCTACCACGGACGCGTGACCGACGCGATCCTCACGAAGGCGGACGGTCGCGCGTATCTGATCGTCGACGACGCGCTCTACGACGCCGAGAATCAGTTCGTGCCCTACCCCATGGCGGCGGTCGAAGAGACCCTCGAGGAGCTCGAGGAATCCCTGGGCATTCCGGCGGGCGAGCTCGTTCACACGGTCGAGGCCTACAACGCCGCGGCTGCGAAGGGCGAGGATCCCGTCTTCCACAAGGCGAGCAAGTGGGTCACGCCCGTCGACCACCCGCCCTACGCTGCCCTCGATCTCGGCGTCGACAACGCCGTGTGGGCCGCCTTCACCCTGGGCGGACTCGACACGAAGCCGACCGGCGAGGTCCTGAGCGTCGACGGCACCGTCGTTCCGGGTCTCTTCGCCGCGGGTCGCGCGTCCGCGGGGCTCACCCGCTCCGGGCGCCACTACGCGAGCGGCATGTCGATCGGCGGCGGAAGCTTCTTCGGCCGGATGGCCGGACGGACCGCGGCCGGCGCGCCGCCGATCGGGGCGAAGGAATAG